The following are encoded together in the Methylomonas methanica MC09 genome:
- a CDS encoding DUF3683 domain-containing protein, translating into MTVDSEFSPLFSDAAPSRLREIPYNYTSFSDREIVIRLLGEQHWRVLETLRGERITGRSARMLFEVLGDIWAVQRNPYLEDDLLDNAKRRRALLDALRHRLIQMEKRHHEHEALNPDRARRVMSLIEAAQQAVDAFAAHFDRTREMRRKALSLLSKHTRKDNIRFDGFARVSHVTDATDWRVEYPFVVLYPNSEDEVGHMVRDCIKLGLTIIPRGGGTGYTGGAVPLTPYSAVINTEKLVEIGNVEPATHLPGVEQTYATIYTGAGVVTRRVMDVADSADLVFACDPTSADASCVGGNVAMNAGGKKAVLWGTALDNLLSWRMVTPDGNWLEVERINHNLGKIHDQEQVTFNLKYFDAKRQNLVSEQQLLMSGSDFRKGELGKDVTDKFLGGLPGIQKEGCDGIITSARWILHKMPPHTRTFCLEFYGQVREAVPSIVEIRDFLAALPKAGPTRVMLAGLEHLDERYVKAVGYASKAKQHGRPKMVLIGDIVGDDDNQVAWAASEVVRICNARGAEGFIAVSPETRKKFWLDRARTAAIAKHTNAFKINEDVVIPLPRMGDYCDGIERINIELSLRNKLRLCEALSRFLSGDLPVRFYEDGVDKATLIYDRRKQALSAIESVHARWQWLYENLDMPLQQAEALFAEYGIQVGELSNRTEQPTVFHRLQDYSLRVSWKQELLPRLKEIFVGDNFRPIIERIDTLHKDILRGRVFVALHMHAGDGNVHTNLPVNSDHYEMLQEANQAVARIMELARSLGGVISGEHGIGITKYEFLNAEELSSFHAYKQQVDPEGRFNRGKLMPGADLRSAYTTSFSLMGFESLIMQQSDIGAISDSVKDCLRCGKCKPVCSTHVPNANLLYSPRNKILATSLLIEAFLYEEQTRRGISITHWKEFEDVADHCTVCHKCYNPCPVDIDFGDVSMNMRNLLRKMGKQSFNPVKTAAIAFLSTNRPNSVKLMRKLLIEWSYKAQRLGSIFLRPWGRAQLAHPPSSTGKPEMREYVIHFTNRKMPGKLPTKTARALLGIESDQIVPIIRDRQKTQTDSEAVFYFPGCGSERLFSQVGLATQAMLYEIGVQTVLPPGYLCCGYPQRAAGQDDKAQEITTDNRVLFHRVANTLNYLDIKTVVVSCGTCLDQLLDYEFDKIFPGCRLIDIHEYLLEKGVKLDGVGGDRYVYHDPCHSPMKLQDPLKTVAGLVGAKVSKSERCCGESGTLAVARPDISTQVRYRKAEELQNDAQKLRSDGYDGPMKMLTSCPSCMQGLQRYQGDVEQLEVDYIVVEIAKHVLGKDWMKNYIKQASNGGIERVLV; encoded by the coding sequence ATGACTGTGGATTCCGAATTTTCCCCTTTGTTTTCCGATGCGGCGCCTTCCCGGCTCCGCGAAATTCCTTATAACTACACCTCTTTTTCCGACCGCGAAATCGTCATTCGCCTGCTGGGCGAACAACATTGGCGAGTCCTGGAAACATTGCGCGGAGAGCGCATTACCGGCCGCTCCGCGCGCATGTTGTTCGAAGTATTGGGCGATATCTGGGCCGTGCAGCGCAACCCCTACCTGGAAGACGATTTACTCGATAACGCCAAACGCCGCCGCGCCTTGCTGGACGCCTTACGCCATCGCCTGATACAGATGGAGAAACGTCATCACGAGCACGAAGCCTTAAATCCCGATCGCGCCCGCCGGGTCATGTCCTTGATCGAAGCCGCGCAACAGGCCGTGGATGCGTTTGCCGCCCATTTCGACCGCACGCGGGAGATGCGCCGCAAAGCGCTGAGCCTGCTTTCCAAACACACCCGCAAGGACAATATCCGTTTCGACGGCTTTGCCCGGGTTTCGCATGTCACCGACGCCACCGACTGGCGGGTGGAATATCCGTTCGTGGTGCTTTACCCGAATAGCGAAGACGAAGTCGGCCATATGGTGCGCGACTGCATCAAGCTGGGCTTGACCATTATTCCGCGCGGCGGCGGTACCGGTTATACCGGCGGCGCGGTGCCTTTGACACCCTACTCCGCCGTCATCAATACCGAAAAACTGGTGGAAATCGGCAACGTCGAGCCGGCGACGCACTTACCGGGCGTCGAACAAACCTACGCGACGATTTATACCGGGGCGGGCGTGGTAACGCGGCGGGTTATGGACGTTGCCGACAGTGCAGACCTGGTGTTTGCTTGCGACCCGACTTCGGCCGACGCCTCTTGCGTGGGCGGTAACGTCGCCATGAATGCCGGCGGCAAAAAGGCCGTGTTGTGGGGCACGGCCCTGGATAATTTATTGTCCTGGCGCATGGTCACGCCGGACGGCAACTGGTTGGAAGTCGAGCGCATCAACCACAATCTCGGCAAAATTCACGATCAGGAACAGGTTACGTTTAACCTGAAGTATTTCGACGCCAAGCGGCAGAACTTAGTCTCGGAACAGCAACTGCTGATGTCCGGGTCCGATTTCCGCAAGGGCGAATTGGGCAAGGACGTCACCGACAAATTTTTAGGCGGCCTGCCCGGCATCCAAAAAGAAGGCTGCGACGGCATCATCACGTCGGCGCGCTGGATTTTGCACAAAATGCCGCCGCACACCCGTACCTTTTGCCTGGAATTTTACGGTCAGGTGCGCGAAGCGGTGCCGTCTATCGTGGAGATTCGCGATTTTCTGGCTGCGCTACCCAAAGCGGGTCCAACCCGGGTAATGCTGGCCGGACTCGAGCATTTGGACGAACGTTATGTAAAGGCCGTCGGCTATGCCAGCAAGGCCAAGCAACACGGCCGGCCCAAAATGGTGCTGATCGGCGACATCGTTGGCGACGACGACAACCAAGTGGCTTGGGCCGCCTCGGAAGTGGTGCGAATCTGCAATGCCCGCGGCGCGGAAGGCTTTATCGCCGTCAGCCCGGAAACCCGCAAAAAGTTCTGGCTGGACAGAGCCCGCACCGCGGCTATCGCCAAACATACCAACGCCTTCAAAATCAACGAAGACGTGGTGATTCCGCTGCCGCGCATGGGCGACTACTGCGACGGCATCGAACGCATCAACATCGAACTGTCCCTGCGCAATAAACTGCGTTTATGCGAGGCGCTCAGCCGGTTTTTATCCGGCGACTTACCGGTACGCTTTTATGAGGACGGCGTCGACAAGGCCACGCTGATTTACGACCGGCGTAAACAAGCCTTGTCCGCCATAGAGTCGGTTCACGCCCGCTGGCAATGGCTGTACGAAAATCTGGACATGCCGCTGCAACAGGCCGAAGCCCTGTTTGCGGAGTACGGCATCCAGGTCGGCGAGCTGAGCAACCGCACCGAACAGCCCACCGTATTCCATCGCCTACAGGATTATTCGCTACGGGTCTCTTGGAAACAGGAGTTGTTGCCGCGCTTGAAAGAAATATTCGTCGGCGATAATTTCCGCCCAATTATCGAGCGTATCGACACCCTGCATAAGGACATATTGCGCGGCAGAGTATTTGTAGCCCTGCACATGCATGCCGGCGACGGTAACGTACACACCAATCTGCCGGTCAATTCCGACCACTACGAAATGTTGCAGGAAGCCAATCAGGCCGTAGCGCGCATCATGGAATTGGCGCGTTCGCTGGGCGGGGTCATATCCGGCGAACACGGCATAGGCATTACCAAGTACGAATTTTTAAACGCCGAAGAGCTATCCAGCTTTCATGCCTACAAACAGCAAGTCGATCCGGAAGGCCGCTTCAATCGCGGCAAATTAATGCCGGGCGCCGATTTACGCAGCGCCTACACCACGTCGTTCAGTTTGATGGGCTTCGAATCGCTGATTATGCAGCAAAGCGATATCGGCGCCATTTCCGACTCGGTGAAAGATTGCCTGCGTTGCGGGAAATGCAAACCGGTCTGCTCCACGCACGTCCCCAACGCCAATTTATTGTACTCGCCGCGCAATAAAATTCTGGCGACCTCGTTGTTGATCGAAGCCTTTTTGTACGAGGAACAAACCCGGCGCGGCATTTCCATCACCCATTGGAAAGAGTTTGAAGACGTGGCCGACCATTGCACGGTCTGCCATAAATGCTACAACCCCTGCCCCGTCGATATCGACTTCGGCGACGTATCGATGAATATGCGCAACCTGCTGCGCAAAATGGGCAAGCAGAGTTTTAATCCGGTTAAAACAGCCGCCATCGCTTTTTTGAGCACCAACCGGCCCAACAGCGTCAAATTAATGCGTAAACTGTTGATCGAATGGTCGTACAAAGCGCAACGTTTGGGCAGCATTTTTCTCAGGCCGTGGGGCCGGGCGCAGTTGGCACATCCGCCGTCATCGACCGGCAAACCGGAGATGCGCGAGTATGTGATTCATTTCACCAACCGCAAAATGCCCGGCAAATTACCGACTAAAACCGCTCGCGCTTTGTTGGGCATAGAAAGCGACCAAATCGTGCCCATCATCCGCGACCGGCAAAAAACCCAGACCGATTCGGAGGCGGTGTTCTATTTCCCCGGCTGCGGCTCCGAGCGCTTGTTTTCCCAAGTCGGTTTGGCTACGCAAGCCATGCTCTACGAAATCGGTGTGCAAACCGTGCTGCCGCCCGGCTATTTGTGTTGCGGCTACCCGCAGCGCGCCGCCGGGCAGGACGACAAAGCTCAGGAAATCACCACCGACAACCGGGTGCTGTTTCACCGGGTGGCCAACACTTTGAATTATCTGGATATCAAAACCGTGGTGGTCAGTTGCGGTACGTGTCTGGATCAATTGCTGGATTATGAATTCGACAAAATTTTCCCCGGCTGCCGCTTGATCGACATTCACGAATATCTGCTGGAAAAAGGCGTCAAACTCGACGGTGTCGGCGGCGACCGCTATGTCTACCACGACCCCTGCCACAGCCCCATGAAGCTGCAAGACCCGTTAAAAACCGTTGCCGGCTTGGTTGGTGCGAAAGTCAGTAAATCCGAACGTTGCTGCGGAGAATCCGGCACCCTGGCGGTTGCCCGCCCGGACATTTCCACCCAAGTCCGCTACCGCAAGGCCGAGGAACTGCAAAACGATGCCCAAAAACTACGTAGCGACGGCTATGACGGGCCGATGAAAATGCTCACCTCCTGCCCTTCCTGCATGCAGGGCCTGCAACGCTATCAAGGCGACGTCGAGCAATTGGAAGTCGATTACATCGTGGTGGAAATCGCCAAACACGTGTTGGGCAAAGACTGGATGAAGAACTACATCAAGCAGGCTTCGAACGGCGGTATCGAGCGGGTTTTGGTGTAA
- a CDS encoding FUN14 domain-containing protein: MNDYTTSSPSNDIFSSAFLLGNVGAPFIIGLAVGYFAKKMLKTALFVGGAIVTLLFIAESYGVISINGAALQDAASLSAQAAKDSGGFLLDHLAVITSRGVSGAGGFYVGFKLG; the protein is encoded by the coding sequence ATGAACGACTACACGACATCCTCCCCAAGCAATGATATTTTTTCGTCCGCTTTCTTACTGGGTAATGTGGGGGCGCCGTTCATTATCGGTTTGGCAGTAGGCTACTTCGCCAAGAAAATGCTGAAAACCGCGCTTTTCGTCGGCGGCGCAATCGTCACCCTGCTGTTCATTGCCGAATCATACGGCGTCATCAGCATTAATGGCGCCGCCTTGCAGGATGCCGCCAGTCTCTCCGCTCAGGCCGCCAAGGATTCAGGCGGTTTCCTGCTGGATCATTTGGCCGTTATTACCAGCAGAGGGGTTAGCGGGGCGGGCGGATTTTATGTCGGCTTTAAATTGGGTTAA
- the cysZ gene encoding sulfate transporter CysZ yields MLNIKRGNNPVFALRCLLQGAKLLNHPQLRKYLLIPLFINIVLYSGAFVLGYHSVSALIHEFIPDWLAWLNWILWPLFFVSFLVIGFFTFTLLANLIAAPYYSVLSAKVLQIITGQDLPIVEQPWDKVFVGELRRVGYLLVRIVPLLFLFLIPVVNLIAPLLWAAFAAWGYAMEFMAYPLENRGLTFPAQKRFLRQSRWGALSFGGVTGFALTLPVINLFIGQAAVIGATLYIHGLAEAGQIGIPKSD; encoded by the coding sequence ATGCTAAACATCAAACGCGGCAATAATCCCGTGTTCGCCTTGCGCTGTTTGCTGCAAGGCGCGAAACTGCTGAATCATCCGCAGCTGCGCAAATACCTGTTGATTCCGTTGTTCATCAACATTGTGCTGTACAGCGGCGCCTTCGTGTTGGGCTACCATTCCGTCTCGGCCTTGATACACGAATTTATTCCGGACTGGCTGGCTTGGTTGAACTGGATTTTATGGCCGCTGTTTTTCGTCAGCTTTTTGGTCATCGGTTTCTTTACCTTTACCTTGCTGGCCAATCTGATTGCGGCGCCCTATTACAGCGTGCTGTCGGCCAAGGTACTGCAAATCATTACCGGCCAGGACCTACCCATTGTCGAACAACCCTGGGACAAGGTGTTCGTGGGCGAATTAAGGCGGGTCGGCTATTTGCTGGTGCGGATAGTGCCGTTACTGTTTTTGTTTTTGATCCCGGTCGTGAACCTGATCGCACCGCTGTTGTGGGCGGCGTTTGCCGCCTGGGGATATGCCATGGAATTCATGGCTTACCCGCTGGAAAACCGCGGCCTGACCTTTCCGGCGCAAAAGCGGTTTTTACGGCAATCCCGTTGGGGCGCTTTAAGTTTCGGCGGCGTAACGGGCTTTGCCCTGACCCTGCCGGTGATCAATCTGTTTATCGGCCAAGCCGCCGTGATCGGCGCCACCCTGTATATCCACGGGCTGGCGGAAGCCGGACAAATCGGTATTCCGAAATCGGATTAA
- the mtnA gene encoding S-methyl-5-thioribose-1-phosphate isomerase has product MSNPKQLSVQALQWNGRSLSVLDQRLLPEKIAYDDYQDAAGVAEAIASMRVRGAPAIGIAAAYGVLLSAMRHYPADNWQDSVEKDIQQLAASRPTAVNLFWALDKMRRRLNESNADPIAELTQLAQQIHAEDIAANHAMGEFGADILGDAKAVLTHCNAGALATGGYGTALGVIRSAYKRGHLQNVYADETRPWLQGARLTVWELAQDGIPATLIADSAAAWLMKSGKIDWIVVGADRITANGDAANKIGTYSLAVLAKQHGVKVMVAAPYSTFDFSLASGDSIEIEERNPKELLADCYLQDDSLVTAWNPVFDVTPAELISAIVTERGVIIDPGKNGVRSLQTC; this is encoded by the coding sequence ATGAGTAACCCCAAGCAATTATCCGTACAAGCCCTGCAATGGAACGGGCGCAGCCTCAGCGTGCTGGACCAGCGCTTGTTACCGGAAAAAATCGCTTACGACGACTATCAAGATGCCGCCGGCGTCGCCGAAGCGATTGCCTCGATGCGGGTGCGCGGCGCGCCGGCCATCGGCATTGCGGCGGCCTACGGCGTGCTGCTGTCCGCCATGCGACATTATCCGGCCGATAACTGGCAAGACTCGGTCGAAAAAGATATCCAGCAGCTTGCCGCTTCCCGGCCCACGGCGGTCAATCTGTTTTGGGCGCTGGATAAAATGCGCCGGCGATTAAACGAAAGTAATGCCGACCCGATTGCCGAGCTGACGCAACTGGCGCAGCAAATCCATGCCGAGGATATTGCCGCCAACCACGCCATGGGCGAATTCGGCGCCGATATTTTAGGCGACGCCAAGGCAGTGTTGACACACTGTAACGCCGGCGCCCTGGCTACCGGCGGTTACGGTACGGCACTGGGCGTGATTCGCAGCGCGTACAAGCGTGGGCATTTGCAAAACGTCTATGCCGACGAAACCCGCCCCTGGCTGCAAGGCGCCAGACTGACGGTATGGGAACTGGCCCAGGACGGCATCCCGGCCACACTGATCGCCGACTCCGCCGCCGCCTGGCTGATGAAATCCGGCAAAATCGATTGGATTGTGGTCGGCGCGGACCGTATCACCGCTAACGGCGATGCGGCCAATAAAATCGGCACTTATTCCCTGGCGGTGTTGGCCAAACAACACGGCGTCAAAGTCATGGTGGCGGCGCCCTACTCTACCTTCGATTTTAGTTTGGCATCCGGCGACAGTATCGAAATAGAAGAACGCAATCCCAAGGAGCTGTTAGCCGATTGTTATTTACAGGACGATTCCCTGGTCACCGCCTGGAATCCGGTATTCGACGTCACGCCCGCCGAATTGATCAGCGCCATCGTCACCGAACGCGGCGTGATCATAGACCCCGGCAAAAACGGGGTCAGGAGTTTACAAACATGCTAA
- a CDS encoding TRZ/ATZ family hydrolase has product MQVDLLIQARWIIPVEPAGVIHENHSLVVDDGKIINLLDTASAMQKYQPRALETLDQHVLIPGLINCHTHAAMSLLSGIADDLPLMDWLQNHIWPAEQKWVSESFVRDGTDLAIAEMLRGGTTCFNDMYFFPDIAAQQAVEHGIRANIGLIVFDFPTVWAENAEAYLSKALALHERLRHEHLISTSFAPHAPYTVSDEPLRKMLTFADELDSTIHMHVHETRHEVDEQLQKNGQTPLQRLHELGLLTPSFMAVHMTQLSADDIRFYAETGGHIVHCPESNLKLASGFCPVAACLEAGINVALGTDGAASNNDQDMLAEMRVAALLAKGVSGNASAVSAMQALQMATLNGAKALGLDDKIGSLLVGKAADVVAIDLSDVETQPVFNPLAQLVYAASRHQVSDVWVAGKRLLNKRQLTTLDLQDLRQRAAVWQQRLAGF; this is encoded by the coding sequence ATGCAAGTCGATCTTCTTATTCAAGCACGTTGGATTATACCCGTTGAGCCGGCTGGGGTAATCCACGAAAACCACAGCCTGGTGGTTGATGACGGCAAAATTATCAATTTGCTGGATACCGCCTCCGCCATGCAAAAATACCAGCCGCGCGCGTTGGAAACTCTGGATCAGCATGTGTTGATTCCCGGCCTGATCAATTGCCACACCCATGCCGCCATGTCGTTACTGTCGGGGATTGCCGACGATTTGCCGCTGATGGACTGGCTGCAAAACCACATCTGGCCGGCCGAACAAAAATGGGTTAGCGAATCCTTCGTGCGCGACGGCACCGACTTGGCGATCGCGGAAATGCTGCGCGGCGGCACCACCTGTTTTAACGACATGTATTTCTTTCCGGATATCGCCGCCCAGCAAGCGGTCGAACACGGCATCCGCGCCAATATCGGCCTGATCGTCTTCGATTTTCCGACCGTCTGGGCCGAAAACGCCGAGGCTTATTTAAGCAAGGCCCTGGCACTGCACGAGCGCTTGCGTCACGAACATTTGATCAGCACCTCGTTTGCCCCGCATGCGCCGTACACGGTTTCCGACGAGCCGCTGCGGAAAATGCTGACCTTTGCCGACGAATTGGACTCAACCATCCACATGCATGTCCATGAAACCCGCCACGAGGTTGACGAACAGCTGCAGAAAAACGGCCAGACCCCGTTGCAACGCCTGCATGAACTGGGCTTATTGACGCCGTCGTTCATGGCGGTGCATATGACGCAATTGAGTGCGGACGACATCCGCTTTTATGCCGAAACCGGCGGCCACATCGTGCATTGCCCGGAATCCAACTTAAAACTGGCCAGCGGTTTTTGCCCTGTCGCCGCCTGTCTGGAGGCCGGCATTAATGTGGCGCTCGGTACCGACGGCGCTGCCAGCAACAACGACCAGGACATGCTGGCGGAAATGCGGGTGGCGGCCTTGTTGGCCAAGGGCGTGTCCGGCAATGCCAGCGCGGTATCCGCCATGCAGGCGTTGCAAATGGCCACCCTCAACGGCGCCAAAGCCTTGGGCCTAGACGATAAAATCGGCTCGCTGCTCGTCGGCAAAGCCGCCGATGTGGTGGCCATCGATTTAAGCGATGTGGAAACCCAGCCGGTGTTCAACCCGCTGGCGCAACTGGTCTACGCCGCCAGCCGCCACCAAGTCAGCGATGTCTGGGTGGCCGGCAAGCGGCTGTTAAATAAACGCCAGCTCACCACGCTGGATTTGCAGGACTTACGGCAGAGAGCGGCGGTTTGGCAGCAGCGGTTGGCGGGGTTTTGA
- a CDS encoding IS3 family transposase (programmed frameshift): MKEKTSNQYSTEIRERAIRMVREHQGEYPSEWAAIQSISAKFGCTAETLRRWLRQTQKTNEIRQDSASSSDSERIKALEREVRELRQANEILRKASAYFGAGGARPPVQTMNAFIDEHRKAYGVEPICKVLPIAPSTYYLHAARTANPELRSTRAKQDEALCQEIRRVWDESFQNYGARKVWIQLKREGLTVARCTVERLMKNLGLKGVRRGKTIKTTISDADAVCPLDRVNRQFNAERPNALWVADFTYVKTWQGFVYVAFVVDVFARYIVGWKVSSSAHTDFVLDALEQALHDRQPQRDGSLTHHSDRGVQYVSIRYTERLSEAGVEASVGSVGDSYDNALAETINGLYKAELIHKQSWKNREAVELATLTWVDWFNHRRLLGPIGNIPPAEAEAEYYQQLSESAKAA, from the exons ATGAAAGAGAAAACGTCAAACCAATATTCAACGGAAATCCGAGAACGAGCCATTCGCATGGTGCGAGAACATCAAGGCGAATATCCGTCGGAATGGGCGGCGATTCAGTCGATTTCAGCTAAGTTTGGCTGTACTGCTGAAACGTTACGCCGCTGGCTGAGGCAAACACAAAAAACGAATGAAATCCGCCAAGATAGTGCTTCCAGTAGTGATTCGGAACGGATTAAGGCCCTGGAGCGAGAAGTTCGCGAATTGCGCCAAGCTAATGAGATTCTGCGCAAGGCGTCCGCTTATTTTG GCGCAGGCGGAGCTCGACCGCCCGTTCAAACGATGAACGCCTTTATCGATGAACATCGCAAGGCTTATGGGGTCGAGCCAATCTGCAAAGTATTGCCGATTGCCCCATCGACGTATTATCTGCATGCGGCACGCACCGCTAATCCTGAATTGCGCTCAACTCGCGCCAAGCAGGACGAGGCACTCTGCCAGGAGATTCGCCGAGTTTGGGACGAAAGCTTCCAAAACTACGGCGCTCGTAAAGTTTGGATTCAGTTGAAGCGCGAAGGCTTGACGGTGGCCCGTTGTACCGTGGAGCGCCTGATGAAAAATCTGGGGCTTAAAGGCGTCAGGCGTGGCAAAACCATCAAGACCACGATCAGCGACGCCGATGCAGTATGCCCCTTGGATCGCGTGAACCGCCAATTCAATGCCGAGCGACCGAATGCTTTATGGGTGGCGGATTTTACCTATGTCAAAACCTGGCAAGGCTTCGTCTATGTGGCTTTCGTTGTCGATGTGTTTGCCCGTTACATTGTCGGCTGGAAAGTCTCGTCCTCGGCGCATACCGATTTTGTATTGGATGCGCTGGAACAGGCGCTGCATGACCGGCAGCCCCAGCGAGACGGAAGCCTGACTCACCATAGCGATCGAGGTGTGCAGTACGTTTCGATCCGCTATACCGAACGCCTGTCAGAAGCCGGCGTTGAGGCTTCCGTGGGCAGCGTCGGCGACTCTTATGACAATGCCCTGGCTGAAACTATCAATGGCTTGTATAAGGCCGAGCTGATTCATAAACAATCTTGGAAGAATCGCGAAGCCGTCGAACTCGCCACCTTGACCTGGGTTGACTGGTTTAACCATCGACGCTTGCTAGGACCGATTGGTAATATTCCGCCAGCCGAAGCCGAGGCCGAGTATTATCAACAACTTTCCGAGTCGGCTAAGGCAGCATGA
- a CDS encoding barstar family protein yields MKKFRVEGNVLKDWEKFHDFFAKTFEFPGYYGRNMDAWNDCMSDYCCSNGLVSLHIDNANELKAQNPDAFEALIECSAFINWRSTDKGGEPLVVLSFYV; encoded by the coding sequence ATGAAAAAATTCAGGGTAGAAGGAAATGTCCTCAAAGACTGGGAGAAGTTTCACGACTTCTTCGCGAAAACCTTTGAGTTTCCAGGTTACTACGGGCGAAATATGGACGCTTGGAACGACTGCATGAGTGACTACTGTTGCAGTAACGGCCTCGTATCGCTGCACATCGACAACGCCAACGAATTAAAGGCACAAAATCCAGATGCTTTTGAAGCGCTCATAGAGTGCAGCGCATTTATCAACTGGCGGTCGACAGACAAAGGCGGTGAACCCTTGGTCGTCTTGTCCTTCTATGTATAG